The following proteins come from a genomic window of Aminivibrio pyruvatiphilus:
- a CDS encoding PPC domain-containing DNA-binding protein: protein MTDLNNAGSAGRFFAFRLFPGEDLLEGIRKAVRSEGVRAGFVAAAVGSLSRACLRYAGKPDGTILEGCFETVSLSGTAEEGGEHLHASLSDPEGNVVGGHVLEGCVVRTTMEIILGELPELRFSREYCPSSTYMELAVHRRTNEKGE from the coding sequence ATGACCGATTTGAACAACGCCGGGTCCGCCGGCCGTTTTTTTGCCTTCAGGCTCTTTCCGGGGGAGGATCTGCTTGAGGGGATCCGGAAGGCTGTCAGGTCCGAAGGCGTACGGGCAGGTTTCGTGGCGGCCGCCGTGGGCAGCCTGTCCAGGGCCTGCCTCCGGTATGCCGGGAAACCGGACGGAACGATCCTTGAAGGGTGTTTCGAAACGGTCTCCCTCTCGGGAACGGCGGAAGAGGGAGGGGAGCACCTCCACGCTTCCCTCTCCGACCCTGAAGGCAATGTCGTCGGCGGGCATGTTCTCGAGGGGTGCGTCGTGCGCACCACCATGGAGATCATCCTCGGGGAGCTCCCGGAGCTGCGGTTCTCGAGGGAGTACTGCCCGTCGTCAACCTATATGGAGCTGGCGGTTCACCGCCGCACTAACGAAAAAGGAGAATGA
- a CDS encoding ECF transporter S component, with translation MKNRTLVLIALCIALNIGLGQAASTLKLPIFLDSIGTVLAALLMGPWIGMATGLVTNLLWGVISGPVAAAFAPVAMVIGLVAGLAARKGLFRSLAGAVIAGVVITLFVTLVATPIRTYLFGGVTGSGADFFVAYLTAVGQRLLQSVALTVIWTNLVDKIVACLVAQAVVRQLPGRIRSLFPGAENVA, from the coding sequence ATGAAAAACAGAACCCTGGTACTTATCGCCTTGTGCATCGCGCTGAACATCGGCCTCGGGCAGGCGGCCTCAACCCTGAAGCTGCCCATCTTCCTCGATTCCATCGGCACCGTCCTGGCGGCCCTCCTCATGGGCCCGTGGATCGGAATGGCCACGGGGCTCGTCACCAACCTGCTGTGGGGCGTCATTTCCGGGCCCGTGGCGGCGGCCTTCGCTCCCGTGGCCATGGTCATCGGTCTCGTGGCAGGACTGGCGGCCCGGAAGGGGCTGTTCCGCAGCCTCGCGGGCGCCGTGATTGCCGGAGTGGTGATCACCCTTTTCGTGACTCTCGTCGCCACGCCCATACGGACCTACCTGTTCGGCGGCGTGACCGGGTCGGGGGCGGATTTCTTCGTGGCCTACCTGACCGCCGTGGGGCAGAGGCTTCTCCAGTCCGTCGCCCTGACGGTGATCTGGACCAACCTTGTGGACAAGATCGTGGCCTGCCTTGTGGCCCAGGCCGTGGTGCGCCAGCTTCCCGGGCGGATCCGGAGCCTCTTCCCCGGTGCCGAAAACGTGGCCTGA
- a CDS encoding ATP-binding cassette domain-containing protein produces the protein MRKIGPFRSFLLWAVWVGGSMGLPAFPFAAVMAGLSAGAVLLWPRARRRAKAVALFMLPLAFGFWLIHGGALQLFPGVAAQPSRAVWALGLWLRILSVISASQLWLEYVPPPVLIRSLFAGRLPASWAFLLASPLLLAGQIRARAAQVREAQLSRGVPVHGTFFERASSLTALVFPLVLGLLNELPARSAALDMKGFGLFPRRSSLAGEEKTGPRPASEPAPPKYHGAMAAVREAAFLAPGETKPVLEIPEFSVSPGDTAFLEGGNGSGKSTLASMLSGAVPEHRGGSIAGEVRVLGEDVTSRSCLAWSPDVQAVQQNPVLSLSGCTFTVREEVAFGPENLALPPAEIRSRVERALDLAGIAHLGDRNPACLSGGEAQKLALASALAMNPRLLVLDEAFSRIHPADRHSLASVLRRQAMETGSALVVLEKPGNASSSWSAPAGHFRDGRLLPGSSPVPVKRQSSGPSLSSGINDDQPVLEIENLSFRWKGESSPLLRSVNAVLRPGERAALTGPNGAGKSTLMRLCAGLIEPERGAVLLGGVPVGSMAPGERAARIGFLFQDAERQIFHSTVAGEVLFSLRNSPLSQDERMERMRQALEVTGLSGKEEKHPLDLNAAERRMVAVASLSVREGDLLLLDEPTRDFDPEWQGRFEEWMLSRPEAIVAVSHDPEFSGRLFPAVWSLDSGRLTT, from the coding sequence GTGAGGAAAATAGGCCCCTTCAGGTCCTTTCTCCTCTGGGCAGTGTGGGTCGGGGGCTCCATGGGGCTCCCGGCCTTTCCCTTTGCCGCCGTCATGGCGGGACTCTCCGCGGGAGCGGTCCTCCTCTGGCCGAGGGCGAGACGCCGTGCCAAGGCCGTCGCCCTCTTCATGCTCCCCCTGGCCTTCGGTTTCTGGCTGATCCACGGCGGCGCCCTCCAGCTTTTTCCGGGGGTGGCCGCCCAGCCGTCCCGGGCCGTGTGGGCTTTGGGACTGTGGCTCCGCATTCTCTCCGTGATCTCCGCGAGCCAGCTCTGGCTTGAATACGTTCCTCCTCCGGTGCTGATCCGTTCTCTCTTCGCGGGCAGGCTTCCTGCCTCCTGGGCCTTTCTCCTGGCCAGCCCCCTGCTGCTGGCCGGGCAGATACGGGCCCGGGCCGCCCAGGTGCGGGAGGCCCAGCTTTCCCGGGGGGTCCCGGTCCACGGCACCTTCTTTGAACGGGCGTCTTCCCTGACGGCGCTGGTCTTTCCCCTGGTGCTCGGCCTGCTGAACGAACTGCCCGCCAGGAGCGCCGCTCTCGACATGAAGGGCTTCGGACTCTTTCCCCGCAGGTCGTCCCTCGCCGGGGAGGAGAAGACGGGGCCCAGGCCTGCCAGCGAACCGGCTCCTCCGAAATACCACGGGGCAATGGCCGCAGTGAGGGAGGCCGCTTTTCTTGCCCCGGGAGAAACAAAACCCGTCCTGGAGATTCCGGAGTTTTCCGTTTCGCCTGGAGACACCGCATTCCTTGAAGGGGGCAACGGGAGCGGAAAATCCACCCTAGCCTCCATGCTCTCCGGGGCCGTGCCGGAGCACAGGGGCGGCTCCATCGCCGGAGAGGTCCGGGTGCTCGGGGAAGACGTGACATCGAGGAGCTGCCTCGCCTGGTCGCCGGACGTGCAGGCCGTGCAGCAGAACCCCGTCCTGTCTCTCTCCGGATGCACCTTCACGGTCCGGGAGGAGGTGGCTTTCGGTCCGGAGAACCTTGCCCTCCCCCCGGCGGAAATCCGTTCCCGGGTGGAACGGGCCCTTGATCTCGCGGGCATCGCCCACCTCGGGGACCGGAATCCGGCGTGCCTTTCGGGCGGGGAAGCCCAGAAACTGGCCCTCGCCTCCGCCCTGGCCATGAACCCCCGGCTGCTGGTGCTCGACGAGGCTTTTTCCCGGATTCATCCCGCCGACCGGCACTCCCTCGCCTCCGTTCTCCGCCGGCAGGCCATGGAAACGGGCTCGGCCCTGGTAGTCCTCGAAAAGCCGGGGAACGCCTCTTCATCGTGGTCCGCCCCGGCAGGGCATTTCCGGGACGGCCGCCTTCTCCCCGGCTCCTCGCCTGTTCCGGTCAAGCGTCAGTCATCAGGTCCTTCTCTTTCTTCCGGAATAAATGATGACCAACCGGTGCTGGAAATTGAAAATCTCTCCTTCCGGTGGAAGGGTGAATCCTCTCCCCTCCTCCGGTCGGTGAACGCCGTCCTCCGCCCGGGAGAGCGGGCCGCCCTCACGGGACCGAACGGCGCCGGAAAATCCACCCTTATGCGCCTGTGCGCGGGGCTCATCGAACCCGAAAGGGGGGCGGTGCTGCTGGGAGGCGTGCCCGTGGGCTCCATGGCTCCCGGAGAACGGGCCGCCCGGATAGGCTTTCTCTTCCAGGACGCCGAACGGCAGATCTTCCACTCCACCGTTGCCGGGGAGGTCCTCTTTTCCCTCAGGAACTCGCCTCTCTCGCAGGACGAGCGCATGGAGCGCATGCGGCAGGCCCTGGAGGTCACGGGGCTTTCCGGGAAGGAGGAGAAGCATCCCCTCGACCTGAACGCCGCCGAGCGGAGGATGGTGGCGGTGGCTTCCCTTTCCGTCCGGGAGGGAGATCTCCTGCTGCTGGATGAGCCCACCAGGGATTTCGACCCCGAATGGCAGGGCCGGTTCGAGGAGTGGATGCTTTCCCGTCCGGAGGCCATCGTGGCGGTCAGCCACGATCCAGAGTTCTCCGGACGGCTTTTTCCTGCCGTCTGGAGCCTGGACAGCGGCCGCCTCACAACCTGA
- a CDS encoding heavy-metal-associated domain-containing protein, protein MAQFVFSVPDMSCGHCKMRITKALEEAGFSGFDVALETKTVTVEAADSEAVRAAIDEAGYDAVLKQ, encoded by the coding sequence ATGGCACAATTTGTTTTTTCCGTTCCCGACATGTCCTGCGGCCACTGCAAAATGAGAATCACCAAGGCTCTCGAGGAAGCGGGGTTTTCCGGTTTCGACGTGGCGCTGGAGACGAAGACCGTTACCGTCGAGGCCGCCGACAGCGAGGCTGTTCGGGCCGCCATCGACGAAGCGGGCTATGACGCCGTTCTGAAGCAGTAG
- a CDS encoding heavy metal translocating P-type ATPase, producing MNETKDQQFKTSLTVTGMTCATCSRMVERSLKKVDGVVFAAVNLATETAFVVSERDIPREILETAVKNAGYSVSDERPEDLEKTRYRRIKKNVAVSWLVTAPLMALMVLHMLGRHVPFYHPLEFLGGALVIFWAGRDSLKGAWIALTHFHANMDVLVVAGSTAAWATSGLAYFGLPVASFGAVGAMIMALHLTGRYIESHLRDKASKEIRSLLSIQAREARVLEADGREIMIPIEAVKEEMVLLVKPGERIPADGAVTEGATSVDESMITGESLPVAKGSGDDVTGGSLNLTGPFRMRTTRVGEDSFLAKMVSLIQEAQGAKVPIQAFADRVTNYFVPGVAVLSLVSAFFWYRGAERFGSFLDGAGQWIPWVTSVRDPLSLAVFAFITTIVIACPCALGLATPMALITGTGAASRKGLIIRNAEAIQTARDVSVVVLDKTGTITEGSPSVVGTDLSADDLAAAASVEAFSNHPLAKAIASASDERRPVSDVEEITGEGVRGTVDGVEYFVGKPGDPARYDEHLSMGRTVVEVRRAGVLAGFLAVEDPLREDAVEGVKRLSGMGITCVMATGDNEKTARAVAARVGIGEVHAGVRPDGKLDLVRQLQARGGKVLMTGDGMNDAAALKGADIGVAVGSGTDLAIDSADIVIVRGGISRLADAVAISRKTFTVIRQNLFWAFAYNVVAIPLAMAALLHPVIAEGAMAFSSISVILNSMRVK from the coding sequence ATGAACGAAACGAAAGATCAGCAGTTCAAGACGAGCCTCACCGTCACGGGGATGACCTGCGCCACCTGCTCCCGCATGGTGGAGCGGTCCCTGAAGAAGGTGGACGGCGTGGTGTTCGCGGCGGTGAACCTGGCCACAGAGACGGCCTTCGTGGTCTCCGAACGGGACATTCCCCGGGAAATACTCGAGACCGCCGTGAAGAACGCCGGATATTCCGTGTCGGACGAGCGCCCCGAGGACCTGGAGAAGACCCGGTACAGGAGGATAAAAAAGAACGTGGCCGTGTCGTGGCTGGTGACGGCACCTCTCATGGCCCTCATGGTGCTCCACATGCTGGGCCGCCATGTTCCCTTCTACCACCCCCTGGAGTTCCTGGGCGGCGCGCTGGTTATTTTCTGGGCGGGAAGGGATTCCCTGAAGGGGGCGTGGATCGCCCTCACCCATTTCCACGCCAACATGGACGTTCTCGTGGTGGCGGGCTCCACTGCGGCGTGGGCCACGAGCGGACTCGCCTATTTCGGCCTTCCCGTGGCCTCCTTCGGGGCGGTGGGAGCCATGATCATGGCCCTTCATCTCACGGGGCGGTACATCGAGTCCCATCTCCGGGACAAGGCCTCCAAGGAGATACGCTCCCTCCTGTCAATCCAGGCCCGGGAGGCCCGGGTGCTTGAGGCCGACGGCCGGGAAATCATGATCCCCATCGAGGCCGTGAAGGAGGAGATGGTGCTCCTGGTGAAGCCGGGGGAACGCATTCCCGCCGACGGTGCTGTAACTGAGGGGGCCACGTCGGTGGACGAGTCCATGATCACGGGGGAATCCCTTCCCGTGGCCAAGGGAAGCGGGGACGACGTCACCGGCGGGTCGCTGAACCTCACCGGCCCCTTCCGCATGAGGACCACCCGGGTGGGAGAGGACAGCTTCCTGGCGAAGATGGTCTCCCTCATCCAGGAAGCCCAGGGGGCCAAGGTACCCATCCAGGCCTTCGCCGACCGGGTGACCAACTACTTCGTTCCCGGCGTGGCGGTTCTCTCCCTGGTGAGCGCCTTCTTCTGGTACCGGGGTGCGGAACGGTTCGGCTCCTTCCTCGACGGTGCCGGGCAGTGGATCCCCTGGGTGACATCCGTGCGGGACCCCCTCTCCCTTGCGGTCTTCGCCTTCATCACCACCATCGTCATCGCATGCCCCTGCGCCCTGGGGCTTGCCACGCCCATGGCCCTCATCACCGGCACGGGGGCGGCCTCCCGCAAGGGGCTCATCATCCGCAACGCCGAGGCCATCCAGACGGCCCGGGACGTGTCCGTGGTGGTCCTGGACAAGACCGGCACCATCACCGAGGGAAGCCCCTCCGTGGTCGGGACAGACCTTTCGGCGGACGACCTGGCGGCGGCGGCTTCCGTGGAGGCCTTCTCCAACCATCCCCTGGCCAAGGCCATCGCATCGGCTTCCGATGAGCGTCGCCCCGTCTCCGACGTGGAGGAGATCACCGGCGAGGGTGTCCGGGGAACGGTGGACGGGGTGGAATACTTCGTCGGGAAGCCCGGAGACCCGGCACGGTACGACGAACATCTCTCCATGGGCCGCACCGTGGTGGAAGTCCGGCGGGCAGGAGTGCTCGCGGGTTTTCTCGCCGTGGAGGATCCCCTCCGGGAGGACGCGGTTGAGGGCGTGAAGCGCCTGTCCGGCATGGGCATCACCTGCGTCATGGCCACGGGGGACAACGAAAAGACCGCCCGGGCTGTGGCGGCCCGGGTTGGGATCGGCGAAGTGCACGCCGGGGTCCGGCCCGACGGCAAGCTGGACCTGGTACGGCAGCTCCAGGCCCGGGGGGGCAAGGTCCTCATGACCGGCGACGGCATGAACGACGCCGCGGCCCTCAAGGGCGCCGACATCGGCGTGGCCGTCGGGTCGGGCACCGATCTCGCCATCGACAGCGCCGACATCGTCATCGTCAGGGGAGGCATCTCCCGGCTGGCCGACGCCGTGGCCATTTCGCGGAAGACCTTCACCGTGATCCGGCAGAACCTCTTCTGGGCCTTCGCCTACAACGTGGTGGCCATTCCCCTGGCCATGGCGGCCCTGCTCCATCCCGTCATCGCGGAGGGAGCCATGGCCTTCAGCTCCATTTCGGTGATCCTGAACTCCATGCGGGTGAAGTGA
- a CDS encoding methyl-accepting chemotaxis protein, whose product MKTGNVLRENWIEIVFFAAAALLGGGYFLYGGSMLSPSWFVAGFLLLFAMMLMRSISGCSGPAATVTEWIARLSRSESVDLRRTVDVPEGSKLSSVAKALNAFIHSIRMHFLRIIQGLHRFTFNFFRLERQLGDFFEAFSAMSAEVKEGITSGETVSHAMESQYAASEEISATAQGLAGLAAELNQAVAVVGDKADAGTRRLREMERTFSSVVEQTEALSSEARILSGKVDLIQGVVHAITGIAEQTNLLALNASIEAARAGEAGRGFAVVADEVRKLAEESKTAAETISKNLQELVSGVHTTSGGVETMAVSMREADGNVQVILSEISAVLEGIAGISDSSERVAASAEELGASSEEMAASAETVTRETEKMRSIFGSIEDHISSLSFTAEGLKKTSGEGASDASSLIGGLSALRAMKAEDFAVIAEDAVKAHQGWMADLKKFVEGGRWNLETNPRRCRFGIFLSFVERPEGTPEELWNKIVAMHEKLHGLGHTVNDAVHRGDSSRARELLKETEALSADLSASLLRVADICRGQGKREDSPGALRALPGRTV is encoded by the coding sequence GTGAAGACAGGAAACGTGCTGAGGGAAAACTGGATCGAAATCGTTTTTTTCGCGGCTGCGGCGCTTCTCGGGGGAGGGTATTTTCTGTACGGCGGTTCCATGCTGAGCCCATCGTGGTTCGTGGCCGGGTTTCTTCTCCTTTTTGCCATGATGCTGATGAGGAGCATCTCCGGCTGTTCCGGTCCCGCCGCGACGGTGACTGAATGGATAGCCCGGCTTTCACGGTCCGAGTCCGTGGATCTGCGCCGGACGGTGGATGTGCCCGAGGGGTCGAAACTGAGCTCCGTGGCGAAAGCGCTCAATGCGTTCATTCATTCCATACGGATGCATTTTTTGAGGATTATCCAGGGGCTTCACAGGTTCACGTTCAACTTCTTCCGTCTCGAACGGCAGCTCGGAGATTTCTTCGAGGCATTTTCCGCCATGTCCGCAGAAGTGAAGGAAGGAATAACCTCGGGAGAGACCGTGTCGCACGCCATGGAAAGCCAGTATGCCGCGTCGGAGGAAATTTCCGCCACGGCACAGGGCCTTGCCGGACTGGCGGCTGAACTGAACCAGGCTGTCGCCGTCGTGGGAGACAAGGCCGACGCAGGGACCAGGCGCCTCCGGGAGATGGAGCGGACTTTCTCTTCAGTTGTGGAGCAGACGGAGGCCCTCTCCTCAGAGGCCAGAATCCTCTCCGGCAAGGTGGACCTTATCCAGGGAGTGGTACATGCCATCACGGGGATTGCCGAGCAGACGAACCTCCTTGCCCTCAACGCTTCCATAGAGGCGGCGCGGGCCGGTGAAGCAGGCAGAGGATTTGCCGTCGTCGCCGACGAGGTCCGAAAACTGGCCGAGGAGAGCAAAACGGCGGCCGAGACAATCTCGAAAAATCTGCAGGAGCTTGTCTCCGGAGTGCACACAACTTCGGGGGGCGTCGAGACGATGGCGGTCAGCATGAGAGAAGCCGACGGGAATGTTCAGGTCATCCTCTCGGAGATTTCCGCGGTACTCGAGGGGATTGCCGGAATTTCCGACTCTTCGGAGCGGGTTGCGGCAAGCGCAGAAGAGCTGGGGGCATCGTCGGAAGAAATGGCGGCTTCCGCCGAGACCGTCACCAGGGAAACGGAGAAAATGCGTTCCATTTTCGGCTCCATTGAAGACCACATATCCTCCCTCTCCTTCACAGCGGAAGGGCTCAAGAAAACATCCGGCGAGGGAGCCTCGGACGCTTCCTCCCTGATCGGGGGACTTTCAGCCCTGAGAGCGATGAAAGCGGAGGATTTTGCCGTCATCGCCGAAGATGCCGTCAAGGCACACCAGGGATGGATGGCCGACCTGAAGAAGTTCGTCGAGGGCGGCCGGTGGAACCTGGAGACAAACCCCAGGCGCTGCCGTTTCGGCATCTTTCTCTCGTTTGTGGAGCGTCCCGAGGGAACCCCGGAAGAACTGTGGAATAAAATAGTTGCCATGCACGAGAAGCTCCACGGTCTGGGACATACAGTCAATGATGCGGTACACCGCGGAGACAGCAGTCGGGCCCGGGAGCTTTTGAAGGAGACCGAGGCTCTCAGTGCGGATCTTTCCGCTTCGCTGCTCCGGGTGGCGGACATCTGCCGCGGGCAGGGGAAGCGGGAAGACAGCCCCGGCGCTCTCCGTGCCCTTCCGGGAAGAACAGTGTAG
- a CDS encoding TRAP transporter large permease, giving the protein MAVFILLSTLLVCVVIGVPICYSLGASAAAYFLLLKPSLAGIFTQRVWAGSGSYVLIALPLFILAGELMNSGGITRRILKFSLYLVRPIRGGLGEVNVIASMIFGGITGSSVADTSAIGSILIPEMEKAGYDTGFSAGVTVASSTMGMIIPPSIPMLLYAMVSGASVGSLFLAGLVPGILIGLSQMALVWVISRKRGYHPPRTPFDAADFKNTFKDGVLALIMPVIIVLSVSLGIATASESAGVAVLYALVLGFFVYRELDLGQIGGMLKKTVLSSSSIMFVVGFSTIYVWILSVEQVPAMVSAFMLGLDVHPFWILLFLDVLILVVGLFVDVAPSIMLLCPVLLPVMRGLGVDDLQFGAIMITGMAIGLVTPPVGMCLNVCTKICKKPITEIFVHALPFIICNVLILLLVTFVPTVSTWLPALLK; this is encoded by the coding sequence ATGGCCGTTTTCATTCTGTTATCCACCCTGCTCGTCTGCGTCGTCATCGGAGTTCCCATCTGCTATTCCCTTGGGGCTTCAGCTGCGGCCTATTTCCTTCTGCTCAAGCCGTCCCTGGCGGGAATCTTCACCCAGAGAGTCTGGGCAGGCTCCGGCAGCTACGTCCTTATCGCCCTGCCCCTCTTCATCCTGGCGGGTGAACTGATGAACAGCGGCGGCATCACCCGCCGCATCCTGAAATTCAGCCTTTATCTCGTCCGCCCCATCCGCGGCGGGCTCGGAGAGGTCAACGTCATCGCCAGCATGATCTTCGGCGGCATCACCGGCTCGTCCGTGGCCGATACCTCAGCCATCGGCTCCATCCTGATTCCGGAGATGGAGAAAGCCGGGTACGATACGGGATTCTCCGCCGGCGTCACCGTCGCCTCGTCCACCATGGGCATGATCATCCCCCCCAGTATTCCCATGCTCCTCTACGCCATGGTCTCCGGGGCCTCCGTGGGATCTCTCTTCCTCGCCGGGCTCGTTCCGGGAATACTCATCGGCCTGTCGCAGATGGCTCTCGTCTGGGTCATTTCTCGGAAGAGAGGATACCATCCTCCCCGGACCCCCTTCGACGCCGCCGATTTCAAAAACACCTTCAAGGACGGCGTCCTGGCGCTCATCATGCCGGTGATCATCGTCCTGTCCGTCTCGCTCGGCATCGCCACCGCCAGCGAGTCGGCGGGGGTTGCCGTCCTCTACGCCCTGGTCCTCGGCTTTTTCGTCTACAGGGAGCTCGACCTGGGACAGATCGGGGGCATGCTCAAGAAAACCGTGCTCAGCTCAAGCTCCATCATGTTCGTCGTGGGATTCTCCACAATTTACGTCTGGATTCTCTCCGTGGAACAGGTCCCCGCCATGGTGAGCGCCTTCATGCTCGGCCTCGACGTCCATCCCTTCTGGATCCTTCTCTTTCTGGACGTACTTATCCTGGTCGTCGGCCTCTTCGTCGACGTGGCCCCCTCCATCATGCTCCTCTGCCCGGTGCTGCTCCCCGTCATGAGAGGACTCGGCGTCGACGACCTCCAGTTCGGCGCCATCATGATAACCGGCATGGCCATCGGCCTGGTGACGCCCCCGGTAGGGATGTGCCTCAACGTCTGCACCAAGATCTGCAAGAAGCCCATCACGGAGATTTTCGTCCATGCCCTGCCCTTTATCATCTGCAACGTGCTTATACTGCTGCTGGTCACCTTCGTGCCGACCGTCTCCACATGGCTGCCGGCCCTGCTGAAATAA
- a CDS encoding TRAP transporter small permease, with the protein MEKFLERFDRLLTFWCVLLTGAMTIAVITLVFSRYVLEITFIWAEESISVLFYATTYFGAALGVRCDEHIRIDYFTSKMPPSLERPVKVLQIVVVILLQVFLLRMGINWIAKVGGTLTPGLRIPVKFLYVMFPVNAVIVTFYESVRLVSLFRGKKLPACTGTAENEIQPV; encoded by the coding sequence ATGGAGAAATTTCTGGAGAGATTCGACAGGCTGCTCACTTTCTGGTGCGTACTCCTGACAGGGGCAATGACCATCGCCGTCATTACCCTCGTGTTCAGCCGCTACGTCCTTGAAATAACCTTCATCTGGGCCGAGGAATCCATATCGGTGCTCTTCTACGCAACCACCTACTTCGGCGCCGCCCTTGGCGTCCGCTGCGACGAGCATATCCGCATCGACTATTTCACCTCAAAAATGCCCCCTTCCCTAGAACGTCCGGTGAAGGTCCTGCAGATAGTGGTGGTCATCCTCCTCCAGGTCTTTCTGCTCAGGATGGGCATCAACTGGATTGCCAAGGTCGGAGGTACACTGACCCCCGGATTGCGCATTCCGGTGAAATTTCTCTATGTGATGTTTCCCGTCAACGCCGTCATCGTGACTTTTTACGAATCCGTCCGGCTCGTCTCCCTCTTCAGGGGAAAGAAGCTCCCCGCCTGCACGGGAACGGCAGAGAACGAAATCCAACCGGTATAG
- a CDS encoding TRAP transporter substrate-binding protein: protein MNAETFRHRSLLMFKEKVEKETEGRVVVELYPSGQLGTEMETLEAVKLGTVEGFRSGGFEEAAPLLEIYSMPFLFTDVKGIHNITRGPLGEEIAKAAEPAGLLIIATGDSGLFRHISNNVRPITKPEDMKGLKIRTPPMSTIVKTMETLGANVVSIPFVETYMALKTGVADGQENPLTNIVSMKFHEVQKYLTLVNYQYHAEMFYVNKDWFEALSEKDRGILRAAAKEMMLMSDEIIATDDAKCFEFLKDKMEITTLTEEQHAAFVKAVQPVYDYYIAKGMFTQEMLDRMREAASR, encoded by the coding sequence ATGAACGCAGAAACATTCCGCCACAGATCGCTGCTCATGTTCAAGGAAAAAGTGGAAAAGGAGACCGAGGGACGGGTCGTGGTGGAACTGTACCCGTCAGGGCAGCTCGGCACGGAGATGGAAACCCTGGAAGCGGTCAAGCTGGGAACCGTGGAGGGTTTCCGGAGCGGCGGCTTCGAAGAGGCGGCCCCTCTGCTCGAAATTTACTCCATGCCCTTCCTCTTCACGGACGTCAAGGGAATCCACAACATCACCCGTGGCCCCCTGGGCGAGGAGATCGCAAAGGCAGCCGAACCGGCGGGACTTCTCATTATCGCCACGGGAGATTCCGGACTCTTCCGCCACATTTCGAACAACGTCCGTCCCATCACGAAACCAGAGGACATGAAGGGACTCAAGATCCGGACCCCGCCCATGTCCACCATCGTCAAGACCATGGAAACCCTCGGCGCCAACGTGGTCTCCATCCCCTTCGTCGAGACCTACATGGCCCTCAAGACCGGCGTTGCCGACGGACAGGAAAACCCGCTGACCAACATCGTCTCCATGAAATTCCACGAAGTGCAGAAGTACCTTACGCTGGTAAACTACCAATACCACGCGGAGATGTTCTACGTGAACAAGGACTGGTTCGAGGCCCTCTCCGAAAAGGACCGGGGGATCCTCAGAGCGGCCGCCAAAGAGATGATGCTCATGAGCGACGAGATCATCGCGACGGATGACGCCAAGTGCTTTGAATTCCTGAAGGACAAGATGGAAATCACCACCCTCACCGAGGAGCAGCACGCGGCCTTCGTCAAGGCGGTGCAGCCCGTCTACGATTACTACATCGCCAAGGGCATGTTCACCCAGGAAATGCTTGACAGGATGCGGGAGGCAGCCTCCCGGTAG
- the kduI gene encoding 5-dehydro-4-deoxy-D-glucuronate isomerase, which yields MKLDIRYGANPDDFMHYDTDRLRNDFLVTRLFVPGEIRMTYSHIDRIITGGACPTIPLSLECGREIGTEFFLQRREMGIINVGAPGTVIADGERFPLKKLDGLYLGAGIRNLIFESDNHDDHAHFYFSSAPAHTSHPNCYIDIEKAKKVKMGEPEKANVRTINQYIHPEVCSTCQLMMGLTQLENGSVWNTMPCHTHERRMEVYFYFDIPKDGVTFHIFGRPEETRHIVVRNEEAVINPSWSIHSAAGTSCYSFIWSMVGENQEFTDMDHVPMSVMK from the coding sequence GTGAAACTCGACATCCGGTACGGAGCAAACCCGGACGACTTCATGCACTACGATACCGATCGGCTCCGGAATGACTTCCTCGTCACCCGCCTTTTCGTTCCCGGGGAGATCAGGATGACCTACAGCCACATCGACCGCATCATCACCGGAGGGGCCTGCCCGACAATCCCGCTGTCGCTGGAATGCGGCAGGGAGATCGGGACGGAGTTCTTTCTGCAGCGCCGGGAGATGGGGATCATCAACGTGGGGGCACCGGGCACAGTCATCGCCGACGGAGAACGGTTCCCCCTCAAGAAGCTGGACGGTCTCTACCTCGGCGCCGGAATCAGGAACCTCATTTTCGAAAGCGACAATCACGACGACCACGCCCATTTCTACTTCAGCAGCGCCCCGGCCCACACATCCCACCCCAACTGCTATATCGACATCGAAAAGGCGAAAAAAGTCAAAATGGGCGAGCCGGAAAAAGCCAATGTCCGCACCATCAACCAGTATATCCATCCGGAGGTCTGCAGTACCTGCCAGCTCATGATGGGTCTCACCCAGCTTGAAAACGGCAGCGTCTGGAACACCATGCCGTGCCATACCCATGAACGGCGGATGGAGGTCTATTTCTATTTCGACATCCCCAAGGACGGCGTGACGTTCCACATCTTCGGCAGGCCTGAAGAAACCCGCCATATCGTCGTCCGAAATGAAGAGGCCGTCATCAACCCGAGCTGGTCCATCCACAGCGCGGCAGGCACATCCTGCTACAGCTTCATCTGGAGCATGGTGGGGGAGAACCAGGAATTCACCGACATGGACCATGTACCCATGTCGGTCATGAAGTAA